DNA sequence from the Leuconostoc lactis genome:
GTCCCCATGGCCTTTGCCAAATTAATGGCTGCTTGCGTCATTTCATCTTGGACTTTTTGTGACAAGTACTGTGGTGGGTACACTGACATTGAATCGCCTGAATGAACACCTGCACGTTCGATATGCTCCATGATACCTGGAATAACTGCGGTTTCACCATCTGACAGAACGTCCACTTCTGCTTCTTGTCCTACCAAGTAAGAATCAATCAAAACGGGGTGGTCATTTGACACCTTCACAGCACGTTGCATATAGTCTTGTAATTCATCATCTGATGAGACAATCTCCATTGCCCGACCACCTAACACATAAGATGGGCGAATCAACACCGGATAGCCAATCTCTTGGGCCGCTGCTAAGGCCTCTGCAACTGTGGTAGCTGTTTTACCAATGGGTTGTGGCAATTGTAATTGTTTAATGACTTGATCAAAGGCTTCACGATCTTCGGCACGATTCAAGTCTTCAACGGTTGTGCCTAGAATATGGACACCATTTTCAAACAAGGGTTGTGCCAAATTGATCGCTGTTTGACCACCAAACTGCACCACAACACCCAAAGGTTGTTCTAAGTCAATCACATTCAAAACATCTTCAAGCGTCAAAGGCTCAAAGTATAACTTGTCTGAGATTGAAAAATCTGTTGAGACCGTTTCAGGGTTCGAGTTCATGATAATGGCTTCGTAACCGGCCCGTTGGATCGCCTTAACGGCATGCACGGTCGCGTAATCAAATTCCACGCCTTGCCCGATACGAATTGGTCCTGAACCGAGTACGATAACAGATGGCTTATCCGACTTCACGGATTCATTTTCACGTTCATAAGTGGCATAGAAATAAGGCGTTTGTGACTCAAATTCAGCTGCCACCGTATCCACCATCTTATAAACTGGGATAATGCCGGCTTCTTGGCGTAGTTGACGAATTTCTGCCGTTGATTTTTGCCAGAGACCTGCAATGGTTTCATCTGCAAAACCATTTTTCTTCGCGTAGTGTAGGTAATCTAAATCACCAACATGCGCTGCCAAATCACGTTCGATTTCAATGATGTGTGACACCTTATCCAGGAAGAATTCATCGATTTGTGTTTTATCATGAATTGTTTCGATGCTGACACCACGACGCAACAAGTCAGCAATCATGAACAAACGATCATCACGTGCAGGCATCAAAGCATCAAGCAACGCTTCATCTGTCATATCATCATATGTGATGTCATTTAAGCCTGTTGCACCGATTTCAAGCGATCGCACGGCTTTTAACATGGCTTCTTCCATGTTACGACCAATTGCCATGACTTCACCAGTGGCCTTCATTTGCGTGCCTAAACGGCGATCCGCTGTGGCAAACTTATCAAATGGCCAACGTGGAATTTTAAAGACCACATAGTCTAATGCTGGTTCAAATTCGGCCTTAGTCGTGCCAGTGACAGGGTTAATAATTTCATCTAACGTCAACCCAACCGCAATTTTGGCAGCCATTTTAGCAATTGGATAACCTGTTGCTTTGGAAGCCAACGCTGATGACCGTGAAACACGTGGGTTGACTTCAATAATGTAATACTTATAAGACTTTGGATCCAACGCCATTTGAATATTCACGCCACCTTCAATTTTCAAGGCGCGGATGATTTTCAAGGCTGAATCACGCATCATTTGCACTTCACGATCTGACAAAGTTTGCACTGGTGCCGTCACAATTGAATCACCCGTGTGGATACCAACAGGATCAAAGTTTTCCATGGATGCCACGACCAGCGCATTATCATTGGCATCACGCATCACTTCAAATTCAATTTCTTTATAGCCCGCAATTGAACGTTCAATCAACACTTGCGTCACAGGTGACAATTCCAAACCATTGGCGGCAATTTCGACTAACTCGTCATGCGTGGTTGCAATCCCACCACCCGTACCACCTAAGGTATAGGCAGGACGAACAATCACTGGATAGCCATGCGTGTCGGCAAATGCCAAGGCTTGTTCCAAAGTAGTCGCAATCGTTGATTCAGGAATCGGTTCATTCAAACGTTCCATCAAATCCTTAAACGCTTCACGGTCTTCCGCTTCTTCAATAGCCGTGAGCTTTGTCCCTAGCAATTCGATATGCAAATCATCCAAGATACCTGCTTCAGACAAATCCTTGGCCATGTTCAAGCCAGTTTGGCCACCAAGTGTTGGTAGAATGGCATCTGGTCGCTCCTTACGCAAAATACGTTCGATGAAATCAATTGAAATTGGTTCAACATAAACCTTATCAGCGATTTCTGCATCCGTCATAATTGTGGCGGGGTTTGAGTTCACCAAAATGACTTGGTAGCCTTCTTCCTTCAAGCTCAAGGCTGCTTGCGTCCCTGAATAATCAAATTCAGCAGCTTGTCCAATCACAATTGGGCCAGAACCAATCACCAATACTTTGTTAATGTCTGTACGCTTAGGCATTTTGTGTTGTCTCCTTTTGTGCTTCAGCAATCATGTTCAAAAAATCATCGAATAAATATTCCGCATCGTGTGGCCCTGGGGCAGCATCAGGATGGAATTGAACTGAGAAAGCGTGGTGGTTCTTGAGGCGCAAGCCTTCAACTGTTAAATCGTTGATTTCTTCATGGGTTACTTCGAGGTTGGTGTCCCCCAAGCTATCACGATCCACGGCATAGCCGTGGTTTTGTGAGGTAAAGTCCAAACGTTCATGGGTCAAATGGCGCACAGCGTGGTTAAAGCCACGATGGCCAAATTTCATTTTATAAGTTTGGGCGCCGTTAGCCAGCGCAAATAACTGATGACCGAGGCAAATCCCCATCAATGGCAACTGCTCTTGTAACGTTTGAATGGTTGGAATGGCATACGCAGCATCTTCAGGGTTACCAGGGCCATTTGACAAAAGTACGCCGTCTGGATTCGCTGCTAGCACCGTTTCGGCTGAAACATCTGCTGGAAAGACCATCACGTTAGCGCCACGTTTTGCTAAAGCGCGCAAAATCGAGTTCTTCAAACCAAAATCAATCAAGGCGATTGACACACCATCCGTTGGATTTTGATATTGCGTCTTCGTCGTCGCTTCGGCAACCAAATCTGCTGATGTTTCAAAATCACGCAATTGCGCAAACACATCATCCGTCACTTCATCAACCAAAGCCGCCTTCATGGCGCCTTGGTCACGCAATTCACGCGTCAAAGCACGCGTATCAACGCCAGTAATCCCTGGCATCCCCATGCGTTCAGCCCATTCCGTCAAACTCATCATTTGTCGCCAGTTACTTGGGCGACGGGCAATTTCATGTACAACAATGGCTGAGGCTGCTGGCCGTAAACTTTCAAAGTCATCACGGTTGATGCCGTAATTACCAATTAAAGGATAAGTGAAGACAATCATTTCACCACGATAGGATAAATCTGTGATTGATTCTTGATAGCCTGACATACCGGTGTTAAATACCAGTTCGGCCATCACGTCTGTCTCAGCCCCAAAGGCTTCACCTTCATAGATCGATCCATTTTCAAGTACTAAATATCGCTTTTTCATTTGTCCCTTATCCTTACTGTAATTTACGTTCTGCAGTGTCATGCTTGATACACAAGGTCACCAGCAACCCAAGTCGCCATTGTGCGACCATAAACTGGCCAACCCACAAACGGCGTGTTTATACCGAGTGATTTAAAGTCTGCTTCAGCAATCGTGTCCCGTGCTGCTAAATCAAACAAGACCAAATCGGCCGTTTCGCCAGCAGCAATTTGGGTTGGCGCTTGCAAACCAAAGGTCGTAGCCGGCGCAATCAACATGCGGTGGATCAACGTTTCCAACGTCATTACCCCTGATTTCACCAAATGCGTATAAAGCAATTGGAAGCTCGTTTCAATGCCCGTAATGCCGAATGGGGCTGTTTTAAAGGATTGTGCCTTTTCTGCCGTCCCGTGTGGCGCATGGTCAGTCGCTACCATGTCAATCGTGCCGTCCAGCAAACCTGCTAACACCGCTTCACGATCGGCTTGCGAACGTAGCGGTGGATTCATCTTGAACAAGGCGTTATCCCCAGTAATATCTGAATCAGCTAATAAAAGATGGTGTGGTGATACTTCAGCCGTCACATGCACGCCTTGTGCCTTCGCTAAACGCACGAGTTCAACAGACGTTTTCGTTGAAATATGAGCCACGTGGTAATGCACCCCAGTTGCTTGCGCTAGGACAAGATCACGTGCAAGCTGTGCGCTTTCGGCTAATCCTGTAATACCTGGTAATTGCAATTTATTGGCCGTTTCGCCAGCATTCATCACGCCACCATGGAGTAAGGAATCATCTTCTAAGTGCGCAACCAATGGCTTATTGACGCTAGCTGCTGCCGTCATGGCTTGCAGCATCGTATCGGCTGTTTGCACCCCTTTCCCATCATTACTGAAGGCAACTGCCCCAGCGGCTGACATGCCTGCAATATCTGAAACCGTCTGGTCCGTTAATCCAGCTGAAATAGCGCCATATTGTTCGACATGGACAACCCCGTTTTTGGCATTTAACGCAACCTGTTGGGCAACCCGTTCAGGACTATCCGGTACTGGATTGAGATTTGGCATGGCAACAACGGTTGTAAAACCGCCGCGAGCCGCTGCTGCCGAACCAGAAGCAATCGTTTCTTTATACGTAAAGCCTGGTTCACGGAAATGCACATGCACGTCCACCAAGCCATTGGTCAGAAAAGCGCCATTGGCATCAAATACCTCTGCCGTAGGGGCTGTGATTGTTTCGGCGACTTGCGCAATTTTTTGACCATCGATCAAGACATCGTGTTGCTTAAGCTCACCGTCTACGAGCAGGTTTGCGTTTTTAATCAGCTGCATGTTCAGTCTCCATTGTATATTCTAAGATTGCCATTCTGGCATAAACACCGTTCGTCATTTGCTCAAAGATGCGAGATTTTGGGGCTTCCACCAAGTCGTCTGCGATTTCGACATCGCGATTGACTGGGGCTGGATGCATCACAATCGCAGTCGCTTTCAAACGTGCATAACGCGCCTGATTTAAGCCATATTGTTCGTGATACTGTCTAGCTGAAAAACTTAAGTTTTCCGTTTGGGTAATCCGTTCATGCTGAACGCGGAGAAACATGACCACATCCTGTTTGTCCCAATCTTCATCAATGGCGACGAAGTGACCAAATTGTTGAAAATCATCAGGTAACCAACTGTCCGGTCCTGAGAATGTGACGTTGGCACCTAATTGATGTAGGATTTCCGCATTGGAGCGTGCCACCCGTGAATGTAACAAATCGCCAACAATTCGGATATGCAACCCATCAAAATGACCAAATTGTTCATAAATGGTCACCAAGTCAAGCAAACTTTGAGAAGGATGTTGTCCACTCCCATCACCCGCGTTGACTAATTGTGGGATGGGATGGCCAGCTGCTTCAAGCACTGGCACATACCAATCATTGACGGCATGCCGGACTACCGCAACATCAATGCCGATCGCTTTGAGGGTTTTGAGGGTATCTGCTAAACTTTCCCCTTTTGACATCGAACTGGTTTGTGGATCAAGCACAATTTGATGATAGCCCAGCTTGTTTTCAGCCATCTGAAAACTTGTATGCGTTCGGGTTGAATTTTCAAAAAAAAGATTGGCAACGGTGAATGGTACCTGGTTTGGCGTTGCACCAGCTTTTAAGGCCAATGCCCGTTGCACCAACTTTAACACATCACCACGATCGAGTGCATTTATATTCAGAAAATTTCGCATAATACCCCTCTTTATACAAAAACCGCGTAAGTCGGCAGACTTACGCGGTTCTAGAAAATTACGGTCAATAGTATAGACTACGACCCCGAGTATCTAAATGCCTTGCAAGTCTCTCTGGACTTAATTAAAGGTTTTATCGTTTCACATATAGTAGCATTTTTTTGGCTCAGTTGCAAATGCTATTTTGCAAAGAAATGCTTATTTTGTTGGTTGACGTTTGCTTTAGCTGTTTGATTTGAGTTCCAGAATGGGACAATCACCTTACCTTCAATATGCTTAGCATCAACGAAACCAAAGTAACGGCCGTCATTAGAAACTGAGCGATGATCACCCATTACGAAATATTCTCCGGCTGGCACTTTCACCTTGTTACGATCCTTCTTTTGCCACAAATCACTTGCTGAAAGACTCGCTAATGACCAGTTCTTACCAAATGACATCTCTGTGCCTTCGGTCCGTTCATTAATCCCAATATAGTCTTGGTTAACTTGCTTACCGTTAACGTAAAGATTTGAGTCCTTATAAGAGATGGTATCCCCAGGAACACCAATAATACGCTTCACGTAATCTTTTTCACCAGGCCGAATTCTTGGATCTTCCTGACGCGCATCAAAAACAACCACATCGCCTCGTTGATACTTAGCAATCTTATTCAAAATCACTAACTCGTTGTTTTGCAAATTAGGCGTCATTGATGGGCCACTGACGTGAACAAAAGTAAATAGAAACGTGCGAATCAAGATGACAATAATTAACGCTGTACCAATTGGCACAAGCCATTCTTTGAAAAACTCAAAAAACTTCTTTAACATCATTTTCCTCTTTCATAACACAGTACGCTGTCATCACGTACTATGCTGTAATTTAGCGACGCAAAGCTGCGTAAGCATCCGCTACTGGCTTTGTGACAATATGATTTAACTCAGTCAACAATGTATTCAAAGCTTGTTCAGCCGACAACAATGCCGTGATTGTGTCATTTTTTTGTACTTTTTCAGCAACAGCATTCCACTCTTTTTCTTGTTCCACTGTTGGTTGTTGTTGCGTTTGCATCATTTGTTGCACAGCCATTTGGATGTCTTGGAATTGATCAAACAATGCCTTCGCTTCTGCATCAGCTTGGATCGCATCAAATGCTGCTTGCCAGGCTGTATATTGTGGGGTTGTCTTTAAAACATTTGCCATTTCGTTGGCGTTGTCATAAATGTTAACTGTCATATTATTATCCTCTTATTTTTAATTTTTTACGTCACGTGATTATTGGCCACCAAAGAGGCCTTTAACTGCTTGCCAAGCTTTGCCAGCACCATTAACTGCTTGATTGACCCCATTTGAGAAATCCGATCCCAAACGGCCCCAATCAATCCCTTGACTCGCCTGATTGTTATTATTTGACGCGCTATTTGGATTGGTGACTGAGAAGTCCGTCTCTGGCGTATTAGGCAAAACTTGTTGGAGTGAGTATTTCACCAATGGACCCATTGTTGCGGTTAGGCCCAAAGGTAAACTATTATCTTTATTCTTCGTATCTAAGCCCATCCAATAGGCAGACACCACATCTTTCGTGTAGGCCAGCGCCCATGAGTCCTTCGATGATTGGGCATTTTGCGTATCATTGGAATTTTCAGTGGTCCCTGTTTTACCTGCAATGGTAAAGCCGCGTGGCGCGGCGCCAAGACCCGTCCCGTTGGTGTAAGTTCCAAGCATCATCCGCGTCATATTGTCAGCAACACGTGAGCTGATGACACGTGTTTGCTTTGCTTTTGGCTGTGAGACAATCACTTTACCTGTGGCATCGACAATCTTAGTAATGAAGTGCGCATCACTCATCACCCCATCATTGGCAAAAGCGGTGTAAGCTTGTGCCATTTGAATGGGTGACACACCGTTCGTTAAGCCGCCCAATGCCAATGAGAGATTTTTATCTTTCTCGGTTAACGGCAAGCCAAACTTTCTGGCACTGACATACCCAGCATTAACACCAATTTTATTAAGTAAGTAAACAGCCGGCACGTTATACGAGTGCGCCAGGGCTGAATACATCGGTACGTCTGCTGTTTGCACATCTAAGGCATTATGCACCGAATAATGGTTCGTCCCAAAGGTCCGCGTCGTGTTTGGTAGCATGGTATCGATGCTGTAACCGCGTTCTAAAGCTGGCGCATAAACGGCAATCGGCTTAATGGCCGAACCTGGCGAAAGCTTTGACTGCGTGGCATAATTAAAGCCGCGGAAGGTATGCGTCTCTTCTCGCGCACCAACGAGCGCGCGCACGCCACCAGTTTTGGCATTCAGAATCACACTAGCCGCCTGCGCGTCAGTATTGTAATTAAACATCGCTGGATTATCAAAATCCGTTTGCAAATGCTTCTGATCTTGCTGGTTCAACGTTGTATAAATCTTATAGCCACGGTTCATGACGTCTGTTTCGGTCAACCCATACGTTTGAATCGCTTCATTGATGACGGCATCAAAGAACCACGGATAACGATAATTATTTTGACTATTATACGTATCGCGTAACGTCATCGGCGCGGCTTTGGCCAACTTATACTCAGAGGCCGATAACTTTTTATTGGCAACCATTGTGCCAAGTACCACATTCCGCCGGTCGAGCGCGGCTTGTGGGTGATCAATCGGATTATACAATGCCGGACTTGGCAACATGGCCGTTAAGGTTGCTGCTTGAGACGTGGTTAAATCACGGGCATGCACTCCAAAATACTTTTGCGCGGCATCTTCAACACCCCAAACACCATGACCAAACCAAGCATTATTCAGATACATGGTGAGAATCTGATTTTTGGTATACACTTGCTCAACCTGCATCGACAAGAAAATTTCCTTGGCTTTACGCGTCATCGTTTGTTCTTGCGTCAAGTAGGCATTCTTCACCAACTGTTGTGTTAAGGTTGAGCCACCACCGGCGATTGCTGACGAGCCCGTCAACTTATTTTTCAAGTTGAGAACCACCGCCCGCAAAATGCCTTTAATGGAAAAGCCATGTTCTTTGTAAAAATTACGATCTTCACTCGATATGACCGCATCACGCATATTTTGCGAAATACTATCATAACTGACATAAGTCCCTTTTTGCGAATACAATTCACCCGCTTTATCACCCGCATCATCATACACTGACGTGGTTTGCGCCAGCGTAGCTTGCAGGTTCTGCACGCGGGCAGTTTTCGCGAGGACCACTAGATACACACTCATTAGTAGAAAACCGGTCAAAAAGATAACCACCAGCAATCGCCACAACTGCCAACGCTGGGCAACCGGCCTGATCTTATCACGCATTTTCTGAATCAATTGCTTCAACGCCTTCATACCTTAACCTATCAAAGCTGACCAGCGAGCCGTCAGCACTTCCGCGCTTGCTTCATCTGGACTGGTGACATAAATGGTGTCAAAACCGGCCAACGTTGCGACAACTTCTGACAAATGGGCATCGTCAATAATCCCTGCAACAGCATTACCACTAGAATCTGTCGTCTTAATAATCGTCATAAATTGCACGCGCTTGACAAAAATGGCATATTCAGCAATTGCTGAATCCACAGCATTTGCTGTCACCGGATTACCAGTTTGCTCATCATCTGATGATAGTTGTTGATAGCGTAGTTGGCCGTCAATATCTTTAATGCGGACAATTCCTAATGCTCGAATATCACGAGAAATTGTTGTTTGCGTCGTCTCAACTTGATTTTTCAATAACTCACTGAGTAAATCTTCTTGGCTTGTAATCACTTGATTTTGAATAATCTCAAGGATTAAGGCCTGCCGTTGTTGTTTTGAAATCATATTTTTCTCCTACATGAGAATAAATGCTACTACTTTAAGCAGCGGCCACGCAACACCTGGTTACATTTCTTCTGGCGCTTTCACACCAAGCAAACGCAAGCTTTCTGTCAACACAATTGTAACGGCTTCAACCAAGGCTAAACGTGCTTGCAATTGGTCATCATCCGTCAAAATCTTTGAGTTGGCATAGTACTTATTAAAGGCGCGTGATAGCGTCAAAGCATACTTGGCAATGATGCTAGCTTCGCGTTGTTGCCAAGCACGTTGCACCGTAGCAGGGAAGCTGTTCAACGTCGTGATAATATCCCAAGTCATTGGGTCATCAAGCGTCACCGCATCCAAGCTAACTGAAACAGGCGCCTTACGCAAAATTGACTTAGCACGGGCATTGGTATATTGCACGTATGGTCCCGTATCACCTTCAAAGCGCACCACTTCTTCCAAGTTAAAGTCAAAGTTGTTGGTACGGTCATTCATCAAATCGTGGAAGACGACGGCACCCGCACCAACTTGTTCGGCAACCTCTTCCTTATTTTCAAGAGTTGGGTTCTTTTCTTGGATTTGCTTCAAAGCCAAATCATGGGCGTCATTTAAGACGTCCTTCAACAAGACAACATCACCCTTACGCGTTGACATTTTCTTACCGTTAAAGGTGATCAAGCCAAAGGAAATGTGTTCAACATCATCGGCCCACTCAAAGCCCATCAATGACAACACAGCCTTCATTTGAACGAAATGTTCCCGTTGTTCACCACCCACAACATACAAAGACTTGGCAAAATCATACGTATCCTTACGGTAAACTGCCGCCGCCAAATCACGGGTCATGTACAAAGTCGCCCCATCTGTGCGCTTAATCATGGCAGGTGTCAAGTTCGGGTTGATATCTGACAAATCAACAATTTGCGCCCCTTGCGACGTGACCAACAAGTCCTTTTCCGTCAACTGGTCCACAACTGTGTCCATTTTGTCATTGTAGAATGCTTCACCGTTGAATGAATCAAACCCAATGTCTAAGCGATCATAGATTTCTGTAAATTCTTTCAGTGATTCTTCACGGAACCATGCCCATAATGCCAACGCTTCTTCGTCACCATCTTCAAGCTTTTTAAACCAAGCCCGACCAGCATCGTTCAAACTGTCATCTTCCTTGGCCTTGTCGTGGAATTCAACGTAATAACGCAACAACGTCGCAATCGGATCAGCTTTCACTTCATCTTCTGATCCCCAAGTCTTGTAAGCATAAATCAACTTACCAAACTGTGTGCCCCAATCACCCAAATGGTTGATTTTGATGGGTTGGTAACCGTTTTTGGCTGTGATATTGGCCAAAGCGTTCCCAATCACAGTCGAACGCAAGTGGCCCATTGACATTGGCTTGGCAATGTTCGGTGATGACATGTCAATCGTGACATTTTCACCTTGACCGTCGGTGTTGTTACCGTAGTCTGCCTTTAATGTCAAAATCGTTTGCAAGGTCTCACGAGATGTTGCCACTTTATCCAAAAAGAAATTGACATAAGGGCCAGTTGCGACAACCTTTTCAAAACCAGTTTGGTCAATTTCTGCCACAATATTAGCGGCGATTTGTTGTGGCGCTTGTCGCAAAACTTTGGCCAACGTAAACGTTGGAAATGCGACATCACCTAATTCTGATGATTTTGGTGCTTCTAATTTTTCAGCAATTTCTGATGCTGTTAAATCTGTCAACACTGCTGCAAGTGCTGAGACAACTTGTGTGTTATCTGCCATGTGTCCATATCCTTTTTTATATTAGTTTTTATTATACCGTATTTTTTGCCTGCAAAATAAAAACTCGTCTCTTGATGTATCACAAGAGACGAGTTTTCACCCGCGGTACCACTCTAATAGCTTTCGCCACTCAATATCTAATTGTTTGACTCCAAATACGCGCCGTTTCCTTCATTATCTGACTCACACCCACTCAGACTCGCTGGTAATGAATTACCGAAACATCTTTATTCTTCAACGTCAGCCTCAGCAGTTTTTGGTACTGGGGCATGCTTAATCACTTCAATTTCATCCATTCGAACCACTGCACGATGATTCATTTCGTTAACAGTGGGTTGGTCAGCCGGATCATTTTCCGTAATTTCAACCAACAATGAATTTTCATAAACTTTTTCAACTTGTCCAGTAAATGGCTTTTCCAAATTACCATAAGCTGGTGCGAGTAAAATGTCGCCAATATGATATTTAGAGGCCTTGTTTTCTTCTTCGTCTGCCATGTTTGTCAGCTGTGACGTATTGGCTGTTGCTTTATAAGTCAACAGCGCAATTGCAAGGACAATGCGCATTGCGATTTTCAACTGTCCTAGTCACATTTTCCTCCTGTAATCGATGTGTAACACCATATTTTACCACAAAAACGCCGCTATTTCAACGTGCTAATCCGTTGCATAATCTCACGCGCCAAGGTTAATTTATCTGCTTGGGGTAAAGTTTCTGCTGGCTGATTTGGCGTTAAGATCGTAATCACATTATCATCCGATGAAAAGCCAATGTTTGGCGAACTGACATCATTGACGATCAACATATCTGCCTGCTTCTTTTTCAACTTGGCTTGCCCATAGGCAATCACATCTTGGGTCTCGGCCGCAAAGCCAACAACCAACTGGTGGGCTGATTTTTGCTGCCCCGCCATTTTCAAGATATCAGGATTTTGGACAAGGGTTATCGTCAAACCGCCATCCCCTTGCTTCTTGATTTTATCTTGGGCCAGTGTGGCAGGCTTAAAGTCTGACACTGCTGCAGCCCCAATAAAAATATCTGCGGTCGGAAAAGCCGCCATCACGGCCTCATACATCGCTTGAGTTGAATCAACCATGACCTTGGTGACGCCAAAAATAGTCTGGCGATCAACCGTGGTGATGAGCGTAACCTCGGCCCCATTTTCGGCGGCAGCTTGGGCTAACGCATAGCCCATTTTACCACTTGATTTATTGGTTAAAAAACGCACCGGATCTAGCGCTTCACGCGTCCCACCAGCCGTAATCACAATCTTTTTGCCACGCAGATGGCCTGTTTGGGCGCGGAGTCGGATGGCCGCTTCTGCCAAAATGGCTTCTGGCTCTGGCAAGCGCCCTTTGGCGGCATACCCTTCTGCCAAAAAGCCCTCGGCTGGTTCAATCACCAACCAACCATCGGCCGCAAGTGTTGCCAAATTGCGGACAACCGCGGGATTGGTTAACATCACGTCATTCATGGCCGGTGCAATAATCTTTTTAGCTGTTGAGGCCATAATGGTTGCGGTTGGTGCATCATCAGCCAACCCGTTAGCCAACTTACCAATCATGTTTGCTGTGGCGGGGACGACGAAAATGATATCCGCCCACTTAGCCCAGTCAATATGCACCACCTCAGTCGTATGGCCAACAAATAAATCAGTTAGCACGTCATGCCCAGATAGAATGGCAAGTGTTTTACTGGTAATAAATTCTTGTGCTGATTGCGTCATCGCAACCCGTACATGGGACTGATCCTTCACGAGTAAACGGACAAAACTAGCAGCCTTATAAGCTGATACACTGCCTGTGACGACGACCAGCACATTTTTTTCTTTAAACATTTTCCTTACCAAGCACAGCAAAGCGTGTGCATGCCTTTAATTCTTGTGACCGCAGCTAAAATACCCGTCACTCACTGAAAAAATTGTAACATATTCTCACAACCCCTGCTGATGTCACGCAAAAAAGCGCTGGATTAACAGCGCTTTTATTTTAGGCCTTTATCAAACAACTTGCCAGCCACCGGTAATTGGCCAAGCGTTGCCATTTTCTTACTATCCACAACGACCAAATTCGTGGGTGAATTAGCTAACGTCGCGAAAGCGTTAATAGATTGGTTTTGGAAGTACTTGTCATCCGCCCCCGCCAAACCAGCTTGCACCGTATCGATTCGGTAACGTTCGGCATCCGCACGTGTTTTAGTGGCATCAGCTTCTGCTTTCGCCGTCGCCATCAACGCGTCATTTTTAGCCTTAGTTGTGAGTTCGATAGAGCGTGCCTCACCTTCGGCTTTCGCAATGGTTGCCACCCGTTCACGATCAGCCGTTAACTGCTTATCCATCGCTTCTTGGATGGAAGCTGATGGTCGTAATTCATCAATGTTGATACGATCAACATTAATGCCGTACGTGTTCGTTAAATCACCAATTGCTGAGGCGAGCTGAACGTTAATTTTGGTCGTAGATCCCAAAGCTTCATTCAATTCCATTCGACCAATGATATCACGCAAGTGACCACGCACAAGTTGCGC
Encoded proteins:
- the carB gene encoding carbamoyl-phosphate synthase large subunit — its product is MPKRTDINKVLVIGSGPIVIGQAAEFDYSGTQAALSLKEEGYQVILVNSNPATIMTDAEIADKVYVEPISIDFIERILRKERPDAILPTLGGQTGLNMAKDLSEAGILDDLHIELLGTKLTAIEEAEDREAFKDLMERLNEPIPESTIATTLEQALAFADTHGYPVIVRPAYTLGGTGGGIATTHDELVEIAANGLELSPVTQVLIERSIAGYKEIEFEVMRDANDNALVVASMENFDPVGIHTGDSIVTAPVQTLSDREVQMMRDSALKIIRALKIEGGVNIQMALDPKSYKYYIIEVNPRVSRSSALASKATGYPIAKMAAKIAVGLTLDEIINPVTGTTKAEFEPALDYVVFKIPRWPFDKFATADRRLGTQMKATGEVMAIGRNMEEAMLKAVRSLEIGATGLNDITYDDMTDEALLDALMPARDDRLFMIADLLRRGVSIETIHDKTQIDEFFLDKVSHIIEIERDLAAHVGDLDYLHYAKKNGFADETIAGLWQKSTAEIRQLRQEAGIIPVYKMVDTVAAEFESQTPYFYATYERENESVKSDKPSVIVLGSGPIRIGQGVEFDYATVHAVKAIQRAGYEAIIMNSNPETVSTDFSISDKLYFEPLTLEDVLNVIDLEQPLGVVVQFGGQTAINLAQPLFENGVHILGTTVEDLNRAEDREAFDQVIKQLQLPQPIGKTATTVAEALAAAQEIGYPVLIRPSYVLGGRAMEIVSSDDELQDYMQRAVKVSNDHPVLIDSYLVGQEAEVDVLSDGETAVIPGIMEHIERAGVHSGDSMSVYPPQYLSQKVQDEMTQAAINLAKAMGTIGLMNVQFVIHEDTAYVIEVNPRASRTVPFISKVTHIPLAQLATRVMLGEKLADMGFETGLVPADDMVHVKAPIFSFTKLPDVDSLLGPEMKSTGEVMGSDATLPKALYKAFVASNIKVPQYGNVLFTVADDDKEEALTLARRFNDLGFALFATAGTGAYLASQDMPVETLDKIAESDNNSVEALRAQKLQVVINTTQADDRAESDGRLIRNAAIENAVPLFTALDTVSAFLDVLESRSFTVNEMK
- a CDS encoding carbamoyl phosphate synthase small subunit; the encoded protein is MKKRYLVLENGSIYEGEAFGAETDVMAELVFNTGMSGYQESITDLSYRGEMIVFTYPLIGNYGINRDDFESLRPAASAIVVHEIARRPSNWRQMMSLTEWAERMGMPGITGVDTRALTRELRDQGAMKAALVDEVTDDVFAQLRDFETSADLVAEATTKTQYQNPTDGVSIALIDFGLKNSILRALAKRGANVMVFPADVSAETVLAANPDGVLLSNGPGNPEDAAYAIPTIQTLQEQLPLMGICLGHQLFALANGAQTYKMKFGHRGFNHAVRHLTHERLDFTSQNHGYAVDRDSLGDTNLEVTHEEINDLTVEGLRLKNHHAFSVQFHPDAAPGPHDAEYLFDDFLNMIAEAQKETTQNA
- a CDS encoding dihydroorotase yields the protein MQLIKNANLLVDGELKQHDVLIDGQKIAQVAETITAPTAEVFDANGAFLTNGLVDVHVHFREPGFTYKETIASGSAAAARGGFTTVVAMPNLNPVPDSPERVAQQVALNAKNGVVHVEQYGAISAGLTDQTVSDIAGMSAAGAVAFSNDGKGVQTADTMLQAMTAAASVNKPLVAHLEDDSLLHGGVMNAGETANKLQLPGITGLAESAQLARDLVLAQATGVHYHVAHISTKTSVELVRLAKAQGVHVTAEVSPHHLLLADSDITGDNALFKMNPPLRSQADREAVLAGLLDGTIDMVATDHAPHGTAEKAQSFKTAPFGITGIETSFQLLYTHLVKSGVMTLETLIHRMLIAPATTFGLQAPTQIAAGETADLVLFDLAARDTIAEADFKSLGINTPFVGWPVYGRTMATWVAGDLVYQA
- a CDS encoding aspartate carbamoyltransferase catalytic subunit; translated protein: MRNFLNINALDRGDVLKLVQRALALKAGATPNQVPFTVANLFFENSTRTHTSFQMAENKLGYHQIVLDPQTSSMSKGESLADTLKTLKAIGIDVAVVRHAVNDWYVPVLEAAGHPIPQLVNAGDGSGQHPSQSLLDLVTIYEQFGHFDGLHIRIVGDLLHSRVARSNAEILHQLGANVTFSGPDSWLPDDFQQFGHFVAIDEDWDKQDVVMFLRVQHERITQTENLSFSARQYHEQYGLNQARYARLKATAIVMHPAPVNRDVEIADDLVEAPKSRIFEQMTNGVYARMAILEYTMETEHAAD